The Brassica oleracea var. oleracea cultivar TO1000 chromosome C6, BOL, whole genome shotgun sequence genomic interval CTGCTGTCGGTTAATCCTTGCCGTTCACGCTCGAGCATGGAGATGATGGCGGATAAAGAAGCCTCGTTGGTTCTAGAGAGAGAAGCTTTCGTAGCTACTTGGGATCTTTTCTCCGGGAGATGAATGAACAAAGGTTTAGAGGAGCTGGTGGTTGTTAGCCATGGATGCGGTGGGTTTTGATTTCCAGAATGTGGAGCCGTTGACAGAGAGACGGGAATACTATAGATAGGGTGATGCGTGGAGATTTAGGGATTTGAAATGGAGATGGAGGCATACATACTATAATTAAAGGATGCATTGAGACGAAAAGAAAGGTGAAGAGACGATTGGTTTCAAATCATCCGCTCCGCAATGAAGAAATAGGACAGGTCGAGCTGGCAAGCTTTGTGATATGTTGATTTTTTGTGCTTATGTGGACAGTTTAGATGTTGATTTATTCCCCTTTTACTTATTGTTTTATTGTTTTATATTACTAGCGGTTTAATGTTTTCGGTCTGGTTCAATCCAGTTAACCAAATGGCTATCATCGACTTTACTTGTAAAAGCTTTAGTTGTTTCAAACCAACGTACAAAACAAATGGTTGTGTTTTTACTTTTTATAATATGCTAAAAATCGATCTTGTTATTGCGTTTCCATTGTGGGAGAATTTCATATATAATTTATATGCACTAATTAAATAATATTTATACTGATCAGATTAATTTTGCAATTGAGATTTCTAAACTCACATTAAATATTGAAAATAATAGTTATATCTAGCTGGTATTAATTTGATCTATATGTGTAATTTTATCGGAGTCGGTTCTAAGCCCTGATTTCTAAACTCACATTAAATATTGAAAATAATATTTATACGCGTCACTCTTCCGTCCCGATTTATGCCAAATCAGTTTAAAAAATCGGATATCCGATTTTTTTCTCTTAGATTGCCTAAATGACCGCCTAGGGCAGCCGCCTAATCTATTTTTTTTTTTCTTTTTTTTGTATTAATGTTATACACAATAAAAGATTAACATGTTTTATAACATAGTAAACCATCTAAAAATTTCGCCCCGTATAATTTCCGATTAATCCCTGATTTTCTCTTTAGGCGCTAGGTCCAACCCGACCGCCTGACTAGCGCCTAGCGCGTTCCCGAACAGGGGTTCTAAGTATTAGAAAACTGGAAACTAAAAGAAAAAACTGAGCCAACCTCTCAACATCTATTTAAAAATTTGTATACTTTCTGATTTTTTTGAAAACAAACCCGAGGTAAGAGCAACAATAGTATCTTGGACAGTACTGCTAAGTTTATCATATGTATACTTTCTGATTTTTTTTCTGAGTGGCTAGTACACTGATTCAACCTAAAAACAAACGTGGATAATTGGTTAAACTTTATTTCATTTATTTAAATTTATTATTTTTATAGATTAAAACTTACATAAAAATTCTACAATTTCTTACCGATCATAATAGTCTGTAGGCGGCTGGCTGCCTAAGTTTTTCAGAAATAATAGATCGAAATTAGATAAATGGATATTTTCACTTTTTCCCATCCAAATGAAGCAGTCGCTCCATTTTCGGCTGCATATTCCACTTAACTGTGTCTTTTCGCCACACAAACCACTGGTTAGTAAAACATGCATACCTTTTGAATTGATCTCACCGATTGATGAATTAGCATCAAACCGGCAGAATATATCATCTTAATCTATCGGTGAGAACCTTTCCATCTATCTCATAAATTCTGATATTTCTGCATTTTAATATGCTTGTTTGCACTAAAAATTGTTTCTTTCCTCCAAATCGACCAAATCTCTATCCAAAGTGTTCTTGTGACATGAAATGATTCAAAAAACTAGAAAACTCGATAACACCTTACAAAAAAAATGTTAGAATGTGTCAAAAACACTATAAGTCCGTTTCGCAAATGAGACTTTAAATGAAGTTTCCTATTGGTTGTCTTGCGTTTCCTCTCTCGTTCCATCCCAAAATCTCTTAAAGTTTTAGTTTCAAAATCATATTTCTATTGATTTTCCTCATATTTGATGATTTTTAATTATTAATGAGTATGTATCTTTCATCTCTCTTATTAAAGTATAAGTACTTTAAGCTTTTGTTTGACAGATTAAAAAAAAAATAGTGTTGTTTGGAAACATGGATAGCAATATATTAAAGAAAAAAAGTAATGGACTTATGTTATCAAGAAAAATTAGAAATTCATTATATTATAAAAACTATATATATGAGCCAGTTTTAAAATATACGAAAATGGCTGGTCCAATCTAATTACCTAAAAAAATATTTGTTTAAAATAATCATAAAACAAAATTTAAATTTTATATACATATTTCAAATAAAAATATTAATTTAAAATTGATTCAAAAATATACATTTATTCAAAATTTGATTTTACTAAAATGTTTTTTATAACCATTATAAAAATGTTTTAAATATATTTCAGAAAAATACAATACAAAGAAATTTCAAACACCAGCGTAAATTATGATTTTTATATTTCATATTAAGTTTTAAAAATATAATATATATGATTGTTTATATGATGGTACGTATAAAATATTGTTAGTTATATGATTCGTTATATGATGGTAGGTAAAAAACACGATTAATTATATGATGACGCATATATGATATTTAATAGTGACATGAAAAATATATAACAACATATTTTTGCAATATTATATCTTCTATCTTATTAAAGTAGAAGTACCTTTGAGAATGTTTGAAAAGAAGAATAACATAATTAAAAAGAAATATAATATTGTTTGAAAATATGGATAGCAGTATATTAAAAAAAATGGATTTATGTTATTAAAAAAATAAAATCCATTATATTTTTTTATAAATCATCTGTTTGGACCAGATTTAAAATATACGAAAAATGACTCAATTTAAGTACTTTTTTTGTGCAACTGGTCCAGTCTAATTAACTAAAAACATATTTTTTCTAAATTAATCATTAAACAAAATTCAAAACAAAAATTGATTCAAAAATATACATGTATTCAAAAAATGATTTTTACTAATGTATTTTCCAATAACCATTATAAAATTGTTTTCAATGTATATAAAAAATACAATACAAAAGAACTAATAGATTGAGTAAACCTTCTTTCTAATTTTTTTTATAGACCACCGAAATAGAATTAGATATACAATACTAAAAATAGCTATAATATTTAGGTTACAATATCAAATAAACAATGAAACAAAAAAATCAATATATGAATGTATTAGTATTCTTTTATTCGTGTTACAAATACAATAATAGTCAAACAATAATATATAACAGGACTATAATTTTTAAAATCCAACAATACCAATTAATTATAAATTTATAATGTTTTTACAAATTAAAGCAAACACCCGTGTAGATGCACGGATCAAGATCTAGTCAGCTTAAGTTTGACGTTCAGCGAGTGCTAGGAAAAACTATACATGAACTCTCAACAGATCTAAATAATTGTTCACTTGATTTTCAAATTTTCAGTTATATTTTACGAAAGAGATTTCAAATGAAGTGTGCTCCATCAAACAGACTCCTCGTGAAGTATCCTGATCATATATATATGTTAGTTTGAAATTGACCATTTTGTGAATTTTGTTTCTTTGATTTGGTATGAAGACTGTTAGTTTTCCTTTGTAAAAAAGTCGAATATACTTCATTGTTTCGTAAATATTTTTCAATGTTATAATCATAAACATACATTCATGTTTTTTTTGTTTAATCATAAGAGTTAGTTGTAATTTTGCTATTATTTATATTAGCTTTCCATTTCAATCAGTATATATTTGTATGCAAAAAAAATCAAATTATGAGTTATTTTTAGTAAATCCTCCCTTATAAATTTATAGTTACAACAGTTCACTTACCTATAACACGAATTTTACAACTAAATTTGTCTACAATTCAACCAATCATCTACAATTTATTTACACGTTTTAATCTTAGTCAAAAGAAAGAAAAAAATCTTACCCGAATGATACAATCAAACGAGGCGTTCCTATTCCAATGGTACACGTCTAGTTCGTCAATTATTCTTCGTGCAGACAAAACTCACATGATGTCTAATCTTCACATGTGCTGTCGATATTCCATCATTATACAACCAACAGTAAAAAATAAATAAAAATAAAGACATTTTCAGTTACTCCTGTCCGGCCACAAAAGACCAAAGATTTTCATAATCTTGTCTTCCTGTTCGTCCTACCGTTACAGAGTGACCCAATGCTGAACAATCCGTCGGCTACGTTTGAGATGAACGCCGGCGGTGGAAAGTTTAAGACTGGACTAACTCGAACTCCACCGTTTCCATTACCGAAACTGTTTCTGGCGAGTGGTTTTCTATAAGGGACTGACGCTGAGAGCGAAGATGATCTTCTAAGAGACGTTTGTTTAGGAAGAATGTCAGTCTTGTGAGGGTGATGATTTTCCTTGGGGAGCAAGTTAGGTTTAGGGTTTAGAGCAGAGCCTGTGGAGTTGCTTCGTGAGAGGAACTGAAGAGATCTGATTAGTCCTTTGCTGTTACGGCTCTTGTCGTAGTTGAGACTTATGCTTCTCTTGAACTGCAAGAACAGTCCCTTTGGCGCCTTGTCTTCAAAATCAGATTCAGGATTCAACAGAAGGTCTTTGAGTTTCATGATCTTCTTTTCTGGTGCTGGTCTCTGGTTGCAGAACGATGATGAAGAAGAGGAAGATGAATAAGATGGTGATGATGAAAGCGAAGCTGATCTCTGAACCCGAAAGGTTACCTTCTTGATCTGGACGGGAAGAATCTTTCCATCGGAGAAGAGTTCATCAGCCGGAGAAACTTCTTGAACAGAGCAACTCGAGCCAAAGCAGAAATCTAAATCCGAACCTGAGTCAAGAAGCGTCGAGTCTAATCTGACTTCACCGTCCGTTGAGTCAAGATCATAGGAGAAAGAGTTTCTTGGGCTGATTCTAGAATCAGGAGCCTCTGAACAGCAAACTTCAATAGCCATATAGCCTCTCTCTCTCTCTCCCTCTGATGATCTGAAAAGAGCGTTCAAGAATGCAGAACGAAGAAGATTTCAAGTCAAGGTGTAGAGAAAAATAAATGAAGATTCTTAAGTCAAAAATGGCAGCTTCAACTTTTCTTTTGTCGATTGTCTTATAATGAGAAAGATAACGAGGAGACAATATGAGATGGAAGGATTAATCAGGTGTTGTTTACACTATTGGTTTCACAATAAAACAACAAGAAAAAGAAGAAAACCAGTTAAAGAAAAGATAGAGGAGGTAAAAGACTAAAGAGCAAATTAATTTTTTTTTAAAAAGTAATGTTGAGATTTTGATCTATTTGCACAAACCAATATAGAAATATACTCATATTATGTTTGTCCTTGTTCGTAAAAGATGCTTAAAAATCATAGCTTATGGGACATGCATTATTGTTGATGTGTTCAGCATAATTCATATAAAACAAATGATATATATAATCAAACTGTTAATGATGAGTCGAATCTAACCGACTTTGGTTAATTTTGTATAACTGTTTGAACGATGAAAAATATATCTTTTTGATTGATTATATTTACATTTTAAAAATGATGATGTGTCCCACACTTATGCTGTAATTCGTACGAATACACTGAACGTCGACCACTTTGAGATCCTCGAGTTGCAAAACTATACGATAAACAAGAAAAGAGCACTCATTTTTCCTTTATAAAATTGTTCTTGTAAAAACTGTTAACTTCTTTGGTAGAAGAATTTTCGAGAAAAGTAATACTGTGTCACCAAATGATTCCTTATGTTTATCTTTTACCTTTTTGTTGGAAATGACATCCGATCATATTGTATACTAATATTTGAATCTATGTAGTTCCACTATTATTAGTAGCCGAAGGTATCATTTCAATTACAATACATTGTACTTGATCATTGCCATATATCACTATATCACATATATTTTAGTATTTTTCCACACGTTACAGAGATATCTATAAAGGACAATAATAAATCCAAAAAATAACTACACACATTTTAAGAGAGTTTAATCAGCAAAATGCATGCATGTATTCTGGTTTGAAACATTACATTTGTAGCTACGAATTCGCTCAGTGATCTGAAACATTTTGTATATATGACTTTAAGACCTAAATTTTGATTTAAAGGTAGAAGTACTAAATGATCTAAATCAATCGTCATGATCAACAATAACATCTAAGTATAATTTAATGGAGTACATATTGCTGGCGGCACCATTATTGATGATAAATGAAAGGCAGAAGATCTGTGGAGCAATTGAAGTCATTTGCTCTAATTATGTGAAGAGAACATACATCACGTAACTAGACTATATTCTAATCATTAGATTTTATTATATAGATAAGACTATGGAGCATGTGTTTTGGGGTTTGATCGGATCTCTAATAAAAAGATTTGAGAACATCGTACTAGCTAGCTCGATCTAGAGAAGCATGCATGCAATTTAAAATTTGATTTTGGTTTTTGGTAATCAGTTAGAGCACTTCCAATGGGGTTCTTTCCATTGGGATTTTTAATATATATATTATGTATATATCTATAATAATAAATGAGAGTTTTCTCTCTCTTTATGCTGCCAAATCATTCTTTTGCACAGGGCAAAATTGGACACGTGTTCTCCTTTGTTTCTCTACATCGACGTTTCTCAATTTTGACGAGAGAACTAGGTTTCCTTTTCCGTAGGCCCATTAAAATAGAAAAACTCATTTCCCAGAAGCGCTTCGCCTCCATGGTCTTCTTGATTTATCCTACCATCACCTTTTTGAAACCGTCGAAATCACTCCTATCTTCCACTCCACCACCTTTTTGAAACTGTTAATTAATCAATGGAATAGATGATATCTTCATCCGTCTAGCTTCCATGTGTTCCCCACCAATTCCGACGACTATATATATGAGACCAGAAGGAGAGACCATAGCTTCCATATGGGGATCGCTATGGTTCTGATAAACCGAGAAGGTAATTCGATTCCACTGAATCTGTGTTCCTTTTAACTTATCGGAGAATTTTTGCTTCCTAACACTACATTATCTTATACAAGAGCACTCGCTCAATGTTTTGTTTCTTTAGCTCATCGCATAAAATTGGATTTGTAACATTTGATTGTTTTCTTATTGTTGCTGTCCACGCTAATTAAGGGGACCAGCTGTTTGTGTCTGTGTTTTTGATGGTCTGGTCTCAGCTGTTGAGACGAAGGTGTTCGTCGCAACTAACGTCAATTATAAGTTTGTCGGAGGTTCTGGTTTTCCTGAAATCTTTTTTAAAATTAATCAATTCCACTTAGCAACCCTTGATATTTTTATTTTTCCCCTTCTGACAGATCGTCTCTTCCTAAACAGTACGACAAAAACCCATTTTAATTTTGACAAATAATGTGCTGTTGGACAAAAATAATTTTGACAAATAATGTACTTTAAGCTTTAGTAATGGTGAACTAGCAGACTCACCAGTAGTGGTTGTATAAACACAAACTCATACGTCTTCTTGGGTCGATGAAAACCTACACCAGGTCAGATATCTGAAAGCCTAAACCTTTTTACGCATTACCTCCAAAGATTTAGTGTTAACCTCCATTTGTCAAAATTCTTCCTTCAGGTATCTGAATCCATTATCGTTTCCGGAACCTAAGAGAAAAGGGTTTCACTTTTAACCCAAGAGAAGCCAATTATCATATATTGTGTGTCAAAGATAACAGTGGGATATTTTGTTCTGGTTTGCTTGCTTATACCAGCAGCCATACTTTTTTCTTTAAGCTCTTTTTTTTATCAATTGTTGTGCATAATCTGAAGACACTACATACTAGAGAAAAGCTGCATTATACAATGAAGCAAATGTTTTTTTGTTATCCCTATTATGTGATCCCTCTTATGTGTCACGTTACTGATCTCTTGGTTGTTGACAAGGTGAAAACATGGTCCTATTTTTGAACATGTTCTGCAGCAGCATAAAGCTGGAGCTGGTGTACAAAGTCCAAATGCAATGCCATGAGGATATAATTTTTCCCAGAAATAGTGAGGTCATGACCTTTAGTCCTCGCTGAAGGCACCATCCTCCATTTGTTTTGAAAAGGAATCTACTCAAAAGAACAGGTTAGTTCCATAACATTATGTACAACAACACTTCATCAGGCAACCTGGTTTCAAACAAAAATTATTCGGTCTCAGAGCATTTGGGTTGACGTTTGTGAATGTTGCAGCCAAACCTTTGTGAAAAGCCTACAGCCATTTTCTTCTGCACTCTGCTCTGTATTTTTGTTTCTTTTCTACAGTCAATAATTTTAGAGTTCTAACTATTATCTCTATCTTTAAACTCTATTGCTTCTGATGTTTTTGCTGCAGTCTTCTTTTACTGATGTTTTGGCAGTAGTATGCATTTGATAATGTGTTTCCTTTTCAGTTGACTATTTGTTAGTTTCTGACTTTGTATATTAGTTTTAAGTTGACGATTCATGGTAAAGCATATTAGAAACTGCCTCAGGTAAAGTTAATTGGATGATTTTTTCTATAAACACCAAGATCTGAGATTAAAATGTAATGTCTATATAGATTGGAAACAAAAATTACTCAACCTTTTAATGTAAAATTCATCCGCAATGAGAAACACCAAAGAAAGAAAATCTAATCTTATGGGGATAATTGGGTTGGGGAATAATAATGTTGATGACCATAATAGACACTGTAACAAGAAATATAGCTATTATATTATTAAGAAGACAATGCCCCTCCTTTTAACAACTATGTGAACGAAATCACCTTTCATCTTTGAGAAGAATGATCTCAGTAGGAAGTAAATTTCCATTTATAGTTTTATTCAGAAAACATGTCTAATTACATTAGATTTGAGTTTATTTTTTACCTTTTCAGTTTTTAGTGTTAAGACATGTGTGAAGAAATTGGATATTGTATATTAATAGGCTAAAAAAACTTACACAAACTATAATATAGTAACTGTATCCTTTAACAAAATAAAGTAACATGTTTTTCTATTCTATTGTACAAAATAACTCTAGGCATACGTTAAAAACAATGAGATCAACTTTAGAAACAAAGTTTTAATTCCATCATCATTCAATTTGATGAATACAGACAATTTGCGATTGAAAGACAATTGAGCTAAGCCTTTTATTAAAAAAAAAAAGGAAGAAGACAATTGAGCTATATCAGTAGAGTAAAAACCACATTATCAAAAACTTTTTCCCTTTCTAAAGATGATATTTGTAAATAAGCTTTTTAAAAAGAATGTAATTGAGAGACGTATAATTTATATTACACTAGGAGGGTGTCCGCGCTTCGCGCGGAATATTATTTTTATTATTGCTAAGAACATGATTTTTTGGATAATGTAATTATGTTGTCGTTTTTATTTGTTAAGATCATTATTTGGTGTTTTTAGCGTGTTATGTAGTAATAGATGATATGTTAATATATTTTGTGTTTGTATTTTCGAATAATGTGTTGTTGTGTGTATAGTACTTGTTAGTAGTGAAATGAGCATCTAATGTAAAAGATTATTCAATTCCAATAACTTTGTTGATTCTAAGATTAGCGG includes:
- the LOC106298670 gene encoding uncharacterized protein LOC106298670; this encodes MAIEVCCSEAPDSRISPRNSFSYDLDSTDGEVRLDSTLLDSGSDLDFCFGSSCSVQEVSPADELFSDGKILPVQIKKVTFRVQRSASLSSSPSYSSSSSSSSFCNQRPAPEKKIMKLKDLLLNPESDFEDKAPKGLFLQFKRSISLNYDKSRNSKGLIRSLQFLSRSNSTGSALNPKPNLLPKENHHPHKTDILPKQTSLRRSSSLSASVPYRKPLARNSFGNGNGGVRVSPVLNFPPPAFISNVADGLFSIGSLCNGRTNRKTRL